The stretch of DNA GGTCGGGATATCGGCCGGTCTCGGTGGAGGGAACGCCGCCAGCGAAGATGCCGCTGTCGGGCGTGGTTTCGGTCAGCGTCAGCTTGACGGTGCTGTTGCCGATATCGGCGGTGATCACCGACGTTTCACGGACCGCGGAATCATGATTGCCGGCCTGATTGTCGAGCACCAGGATCATGTCTTCCTTGACATCCAGCGCCGCGACCTTGGGCGCGGCCGCGAACGTAGTCCCGTCGATCGGTGCGGGAGTGAAGACATAGGTCGGGGCAGTCTGACACTTCGCGCCGGTGAAGGTATAATTGGTGGGTGCCAGTCGAAAGGATAGCGTGGTCGGACGCTTGCCACGGTTTACGTCGAGCGCGACCGTGTTGGACGGCACGGTGCGTATGCCGGAATCGCTGGCCGCGTCGTCGAACGACAGCGTCGCGGTATTCTGGATACGGCCGGTCGGGGCGCCCGCCTGCGCAATCGTCGGCGAAGTGCCGACGATCAGCCCGAGCAGGAGCGTCAGGAGCAGCGCGCAGAGGCGCAAAAGGCGACGGAAGCTGGACATGAAGGGTCCTCTCCCGACGCGCGTCTCCACGCGCCGGGATCGGTCGTTCCTTTGTACGAGGGCGTGGGGTTTAGTTGATCGTCACGCGGAAGAGTGCCGCGACCGATGTCCCGCCGAGCAATGTCGGAATCGTCGCACTCACCGTCTTCGTGCTCGCGTTGTACGAACCGGAGTAGAGCAGCAACGGTACGGTGACAGAGCCGTTGTCCGCCAGCGGAACGCCGCCGGTGATACCCGTCACCAGGCAAGAGTTGCCCAGCGCGATGGCGCCGATCGAGATCGAGTTGGCGACATAGGTCGTGTTGGCCGGGATGATGTCGGTCAGCGTGACGTTGGACGCTGGCGTTCCCGTCGTGGCGTTGTTGACGACCAGGCAATATTGCACGACCGCGCCCGGGATCGCCTTCGGCGCGACGAGCAGATTGACCGGATCGGACAGCACCAGCTGCGACTTCGCCACGCTCAACGAGACATTGCGCGTGGTGATCTCGTAGCCGAGCGATGCGCGGCCCTGGCCGTTCAGCGCGGTGTCGAGGCCCAGACCATCCGAGTCGTTATCGGCAAAGACCACGTCGACGATGTTGTCGTCGTTAAGCGCGACACTGGCGGCCAGAGGCGTTCCCTGCGCGGCGATATCGCCACCCGCAGCCACTTGCGCGATCAACGTGATACCCGCGAGTGCGGCGCTCTGCGTGTTGGGGACGTCCGCAACGATGAACACGACCGCCGACGCATCGGCAGCGAGTTCATTGATGTAGGTCGCGGTATCGCTGCCGACCTCATACGTGCCGTTGTTGTTCCCATCGACGAAGATCTTGATGTTGCTGACGTCGAGATTGTCGCCCGCGAACAATCCCTGGATCGGCGTCTGGCTGGTCGACAACAGGAAATCCTGCGTGCCGTTGGTGTTGTTGGTCACCCTGAACGTCGTCACCGCGCCGGCCTGGCCGATCGCGACCTGCGTATTGGCGGGCTGGTTCGTGGAGACGGTGAGGTTGACCTTGCGATCGACCACGAAGCTGACCGCATTCGACGTCGCCGATTGCTGGACGCCGTTGACCGAATAGCTCGCCTGCGCCGTGTTGGTGACGGTCGTACCGGCGGCGGTACCTGCTAGTCCCGGTGCGGTCTGCGCCATGGCAGTACCGGCGGACACGATGGCGGCCGTACCGGCCAGCAGCGTGCGTATTACCCCTTTTGCGTACATTGTCAGGTCTTCCTTCTGTGATGGTTTTGGTCGGGAGTGGAGAGAGATTGGCCGGATCATTTGAGGACGGCCTGAAACGCGAACTGGCCTTGCGAACCGGCCGCTAACGGGCTCGCGAGGCGCCACCGGACGCTGGTGACATCGTTAGGGCTCGCCGCGCGCGTGCTGCCGTCAGGGCTGCGGACGCGGAGGGTGGCGAGCGAACCGTAAGTCTTGCCGTCGACCGAGACGTCGGGCGCAGGCGAACCGGGATTGGCCGATCGGTAGGCGATCTGGCGCGGCAACGGGTTGTCGAGCACCACGTTCGCCAGCGGCTGAGCACCGCTGTTGCGATAGGCGAGGACGAAGATGACCTTGTCGCCCGGCGTCACCTTGGTCGGCTTCACCAGCGTGACTCGGGTGGTGCCGTCGGGCGCGGCGCTGCGCGCCTCGACCAGGATGCTGCTGGTGACCTGCAACGGGCCGGCTGCAGCAGACGCGACAGCGGCGGTGGCAACCAGAACGGCGGCGATCATTGGACGCGTAATCATGGCTTGGCTCCTCATTGAATCTTGGTTTTGAACTGGACGATATGGCTGGATCCGCCGGCAACCCGGCCGAGCGCGACGGTGATGCCGGCGCCCTGCGCGGTGGTCGGGTCGAAGCGCCCGGCGTCGTCGTCGACGCCGTCGCTGAGCGGCGCGCCGTCGAGCGTCAGGCTGCCGGGGACGAAGACGGTGCCCACAGGGATCGGGTCGGCGATCCGCGCGCCGGTGACGGCATCGGTGAAGCGCGCCTCGAGCGTGTAGGTGATGACCGCGTCGCGCACCGCATTCTGCGATCCGTCGGCGGCGCGGACCGACTGGCTCTTGAGCAGCACCGGGCCCGCGACCGCCGTGCCGAGCGGAACCGAGACGGTGGCGAGGGCGCCGGTCGGTCCGACAACCGCATCGCCGCCGCCGTCGCCCGCGCCGGGATAGACACTGCCGTTCGCGCCGGATCCCGTCGTCGAGCGCGCGGTGACGGTCAACACGGCATTCGTGGTGCCGCCCTCGGGCGTCGCAACCAGAATCACGAGCAGCTTGATCGACTGGCCGGGCGTCAGAAGCGGCGTCCGGCCATCGA from Sphingomonas sp. HMP9 encodes:
- a CDS encoding DUF11 domain-containing protein; the encoded protein is MYAKGVIRTLLAGTAAIVSAGTAMAQTAPGLAGTAAGTTVTNTAQASYSVNGVQQSATSNAVSFVVDRKVNLTVSTNQPANTQVAIGQAGAVTTFRVTNNTNGTQDFLLSTSQTPIQGLFAGDNLDVSNIKIFVDGNNNGTYEVGSDTATYINELAADASAVVFIVADVPNTQSAALAGITLIAQVAAGGDIAAQGTPLAASVALNDDNIVDVVFADNDSDGLGLDTALNGQGRASLGYEITTRNVSLSVAKSQLVLSDPVNLLVAPKAIPGAVVQYCLVVNNATTGTPASNVTLTDIIPANTTYVANSISIGAIALGNSCLVTGITGGVPLADNGSVTVPLLLYSGSYNASTKTVSATIPTLLGGTSVAALFRVTIN
- a CDS encoding DUF11 domain-containing protein — translated: MITRPMIAAVLVATAAVASAAAGPLQVTSSILVEARSAAPDGTTRVTLVKPTKVTPGDKVIFVLAYRNSGAQPLANVVLDNPLPRQIAYRSANPGSPAPDVSVDGKTYGSLATLRVRSPDGSTRAASPNDVTSVRWRLASPLAAGSQGQFAFQAVLK